TATTCATAAATTGCCGCCGCTTCAAATTCAAGACGCGGGGCGGATTGACGCCTGACCACAACGGACTCCTGATACTGTTTGCTTGTACAGTGTAGCAGGGCAAGTCAGGTTAAAAAAGAGACATTTGGAAACATTAAGCAAGGCGGGAACTTAAATTGCCTGATGGCGCTTCGCTTATCGGGCTTACGTACACGTTGTAGGCCCGATAAGACGAAGTGTTTTATTGCTGTTTCCAGAAATCGTCAAATACCGTGATCGGCGGGCGGCGTTTATGCTCGGTTTTCAGATACCAGCCCTCAATAATATGAGCGGTAGCCGCATCCAGAGTTTTGCCTTCCAGATAATCATCAATATTTTCATAGGTCACGCCCAGCGCGGCTTCATCCGGCAGCGACGGACGGTCATCTTCCAGATCTGCCGTTGGCGCTTTTTTGTAGAGGTGTTCCGGGCAGCCGAGATACTCAAGCAGTTGTTTTCCCTGGCGCTTATTCAGACGAAACAGGGGGTTAATGTCGGTGCCACCATCGCCATACTTGGTGAAGAACCCGGTTACTGCTTCGGCAGCGTGGTCTGTACCGACGACAACACCTTTGCTCATTCCGGCGATGCTGTATTGGGCTTTCATTCGCTCGCGCGCTTTCTCGTTGCCGCGCACAAAATCGCTCAGCTCAATACCGGCTTCGCGCAGCGCCTGTTCGCTCGCCAGCACTGACGCTTTGATATTCACCGTCAGCACGCGATCCGGCTTAATAAAGTTGATGGCGTCCTGGCAATCCTGCTCATCCGCCTGTGCGCCGTAAGGCAGGCGTACGGCGATAAACTGGTAAGCGCTGTCGCCGGTTTCTTCTCGCAGTTCGTTAATGGCTAGCTGGGAAATTTTACCGGCCAGCGTTGAATCCTGACCGCCGCTGATACCCAGTATCAGGGATTTGATAAAGGGATAGGTTTTTAGGTAGGTTTTCAGGAAATCCACACTACGGCGAACTTCCTCTTCGGCATTGATTGCAGGCTTGACGCCCAGCGCCTGAATAATCTCTTGTTGCAGAGCCATTTACCCCTCCGTTGTTGAATCCTGCTGTGCAGGTTGCAAATAGATATGGGATAAAGCTAACCCCTTCGCGGTAAAACGACAAGGATCACAGTCTGGAGTGTCGCAATTTGCGCCGTTTTGGTGGCTTTACGCACTTTTATTAGATTTTTCCGAAAGATAGACCATCGCCCGTCGATAGTTGAAAAAAGCAATTTTATATTCCAGGCTTAGATAACACGCTGATACAGAAGCTGATACTAAAAGAGGATGGAATATGAATAAGAATATTGCAGGAATTCTGGGCGCTGCGGCAGTGATGACAATGCTGGCAGGTTGTACTGCTTACGATCGCGCCAAAGATCAAGTTAGCCAACCGGTTGTAAAAGACGTGAAAAAAGGGATGAGCCGCGAACAGGTTACGCAGATCGCAGGCCGTCCTTCTTCTGAAGTCACCATGATCCACGCACGTGGTACTTGCCAGACTTATATTCTGGGTCAACGTAACGGTAAAACCGAAACCTATTTCGTGGCGCTGGATGAGACCGGTCACGTGATGAACTCCGGCTACCAGACTTGTGCCGAATACGACACCGACCCGCAAGCTAAGCAGTAATTTTCTTTTTTTAAGCCTGAGCAGACAAAAACCGGCCAAAAGGCCGGTTTTTTATTGCCTGGCGCTCAATCAGGCCGGTACGTTATCGATTTTGCTGATCCGTGACCAGACGCGGTGAGCGGCAAGCTGATCGATAAAATTATCCACCAGCGCGCTCGACGCGGTATCGCCTTCAATAATGCCTTCTTCACCTTGTGCATCCACATGCAGCACGTTTTTAAACTGCCGCGCATCGCCCGCCAGCGCGATAGTTTTCAGATGCTTATAGGCTTCCAGCAAGTAATACTTCGCATCGCCATTTTGCAGCAGTGTGCTGACATCCCCGCCAGGAACGAAAACGCCATCGACGGTCAATGACGGCGAACCCGCAAACGTTGCGGCAACCGGCAATCTGGAGCCATCATCGGCGATCACTTCGCCCATGCGCGAGTAAAGCAGTTTGGCATGCACGCCTTTGGCTTTTAACCCTTGCAGCAGCGTTAGCACATCCTGCGCGCGGACATTATCATGCAGCAGCACGGCCACGACACGGCCTTTCACTTCACCATCGGGGATCGCATACAGGCTGAGAGAGGGATCTTTCTCCACGCCGTTGACGTTAGCTGGCGGCGTAATATTGAGCTGATCTTCGCTCAGGGTGATACCGAGATTGTCCGCCACTGCCTGCGCCAGGTTGACATCAATATGCGCCAGTTGATCGACCACGCGCTCGCGAATATAGGGCCGGGCGACTTTACTCAGCTCGAAACTAAACGCATCGATAATATGGCGTTGCTCAAACGGCGTCTGGCTCAGCCAGAAGAGGCGCGGATGCGCATAATACTCGCCAAAAGAGGGGCTGCGCTCGCGCACTTTGTGGCCCTCTACGCGCTCCTGATAAGTTTCAAACCCGCCGCGTTTCGGGCCGGGAGGCGTTTCGCGTGGCCAGTTATCATTGATGGAGTTTGGCTCGTAGTTCGCCGGATTGGTGTCGATATCCATCCGGTGCATGCCGTCACGCTGGAAATTGTGATACGGGCAGGTCGGGCGGTTTATCGGGATTTCATGGAAGTTAGGCCCGCCGAGACGGCTGATTTGCGTATCGGTGTAGGAGAACAGTCGCCCCTGCAAGAGCGGATCGTTGGTGAAATCCAGCCCCGGAACGATATGGCCTGGGTGAAACGCCGCCTGTTCATTTTCGGCAAAGAAGTTATCCGGGTTGCGGTTAAGCACCATTTTGCCCACGCGCTGCACCGGGACCAGTGCTTCGGGGATCAGTTTGGTGGGATCAAGCAGGTCAAAATCAAATTTGAACTCATCCTCTTCCGGGATCAGTTGCAGGCCCAGTTCATATTCCGGGTAATCACCGGCTTCAATGGCTTCCCATAAGTCACGGCGGTGGAAATCCGGATCGCGCCCGGTCAGTTTCTGCGATTCATCCCACACCAGCGACGCTTTGCCCGCCAGCGGTTTCCAGTGGAAACGCACAAACGTCGCTTTGCCTTCGGCATTAATCAGCCGGAAGGTGTGAATACCAAACCCTTCCATGGTGCGATAGCTGCGTGGAATACCGCGATCGGACATTGCCCACGTTACGTTGTGCAGGGTTTCAGGTTGCAGAGAAACATAATCCCAGAAGGTGTCGTGCGCGCTCTGGCCTTGAGGAATGGCCCAGTGCGGCTCGGGTTTCACCGCGTGGACAAAATCCGGGAATTTATGCGCATCCTGAATGAAAAAGACCGGAGTGTTGTTACCGACAAGATCAAAAATGCCCTCTTCGGTATAGAACTTGGTGGCGAAACCGCGAATATCGCGCACGGTATCCGCCGAGCCTGCGCCACCCTGGACGGTGGAGAAGCGCACGAAAACCGGGGTGATTTTATCCGGATCGGAGAGGAAATCGGCTTTGGTTATCTCTTTCAGGCTGCGGTAGGGCTGGAAATAGCCATGCGCTGCCGAACCACGCGCATGGACGATACGTTCCGGAATGCGCTCATGGTCGAAGTGCGTGATCTTTTCCCGCAGGATAAAATCTTCCAGCAGCGTCGGACCGCGCGTACCCGCCCGCAGGGAGTTTTGATCATCACTGATACGCACACCCTGGTTCGTGGTCAGCGGGAAGTTTTCGCTGCCTTTTCGGAAAGTATCAAGGGCGTTCAGCTTTTCATTCGCGGTATCCGGCGCTTTCAGGCTCCCCGGTGCCGTTGGCTGCTCGCCGGGCGCGGTCGGTTCGGGGGAAGGGCGGTGAGAGTTATCTTCAGGGGCCAGGGAATCCAGCCCTGGACGTGATTCACTGGCATCGTGAACCGGGGAACGTGGATTATGAGTATCTTTCTCGTTGTGCGACATTGAACTCGTCTCCTGTTTTCATTACTAAAAATGAGGTTGTTACATTAACCCTCCTAACTATAGAACAATGTCCCGGCCTCGCCCGTGCGCGCAGGGGGAAGAAAAATCGCCAGGGAATAAGAGAAAGTCACGCCGGGCGCGACGCGCAGGGCAACAATCGGCTATGATAGGTCTTTCCTGTTTCTGGAATTTGCCTTTAGTGAATGCATCGCTTATGAAACCTTTGCGTCAACAAAACCGTGTCGTTGTTAGCTATGTCCCGCGTGTCGAACCGGCACCGCCCGATCATGCCGCGAAAGTGGACGGCTTTCGTGATGTCTGGTTGTTACGTGGAAAATATGTGGCGTTTGTGTTGATGGGCGAACATTTTCGCCGCTCGCCCGCGTTCGGCGTGCCGGAAGCGGCTCAGCGCTGGGCCACGCAGATTCGCCAGGAAGGCGAAATAGACGAAGAATAAAAAAACGCCTGCATTGCAGGCGTTTCGCATTTCAAAGACGTACTTAGCGGTGGGCCAGTTCGGCGTTCTCTTCGCTGTCCATCACGGCTTTATCGGTCTGCTTCAGCCACTGGCTGGTCAGCGTCCCGGCGGTCATTGAGCCGCTCACGTTAAGTGCGGTACGACCCATATCGATCAGCGGTTCAACGGAGATCAGCAACGCGACCAGGGTGACCGGCAGACCCAGCGCAGGCAGCACGATCAGCGCGGCGAATGTGGCACCGCCGCCCACACCGGCAACGCCCGCAGAACTCACGGTGACAATACCCACCAGTGTTGCAATCCACATCGGATCCAGCGGGTTTATGCCAACGGTTGGCGCAACCATCACCGCCAGCATCGCCGGGTAAAGCCCTGCACAGCCGTTTTGCCCGATAGTCGCCCCGAAGGACGCCGAGAAGCTGGCGATCGATTCCGGTACGCCCAGGCGGCGGGTTTGTGCTTCCACATTCAGCGGAATGGACGCCGCGCTGGAGCGGCTGGTAAAGGCAAAGGTCAGCACTGGCCAGACTTTGCGGAAGAATTTCAGCGGGCTTACGCCGTTCACGCCCAGCAGCAAGCCGTGCACCACGAACATAATGCCGAGGCCGAGGTAAGAGGCGATAACGAAGCTACCCAGTTTGATGATGTCCTGGATGTTCGAACCCGCAACCACTTTGGTCATCAACGCCAGTACGCCATACGGCGTCAGTTGCATGACCAGACGTACCAGCTTCATCACCCAGCTTTGCAAAGTGTCGATTGCCGTTAATACACGCTGGCCTTTCGCCGCGTCGTCCTTCAGCAGCTTGAGCGCCGCGACACCGAGGAAAGCAGCAAAGATAACAATGCTGATAATTGACGTCGGGTTCGCGCCGGTGAGATCGGCAAACGGGTTTTTCGGTACAAACGACAACAGCAGTTGCGGTACGGTTAAGCCGGCGACTTTACCGACATAATTGCTCTGAATGGCATTAAGACGCGCGGTTTCTGCCGTGCCCTGCACCAGACCTTCGGCGCTCAGGCCAAACAGATTGGTGACAAGCACCCCGACCAGCGCGGCAATCAGCGTGGTGAAAAGTAACGTCCCGATGGTTAAGAAACTGATTTTACCCAGTTGCGAAGCGTTATGCAGACGCGCAACGGCACTCAGAATGGAGGCGAAAACCAGCGGCATGACGATCATTTGCAGCAACTGCACATAGCCGTTACCGACCACGTTGAACCACTGAATAGATTCTTTCAGTACCGGATTATCGGCACCGTAAATAGCCTGAAGCGCAAGGCCAAATACGACGCCCAGACCTAAACCGACCAGTACTTTTTTTGCCAGACTCCACTGCTTGTGGCGCGCCTGCGCCAGCAAAAACAGCAGTGCCACGAACACGACAACGTTCGCGATTAGTGGAAAATTCATCCCCGTTCTCCTGATATCATTATGCGCTCGACCTGCCCGGTCGATCCTGGGGCGCAAGGTTAGCAGAAGTGCCGGAGGGGCTTTATATCCAAATGGAATGGGTTATTCCGATTTGGGAAAATCAGGCGAATTAACGTTCAGATTGATGATGAATAAAGCGATCGAACTGATTTTGTAGCGTATTTATCATTTCAGATGACCAGCGGACTGCACCATTTTCGGGCAACGTTTGCGGCATCCACACGGCATAGGTAAAAAGCGCCATGCATAATACGCGCTCCAGTTGATTACCTTTTTGCGGGACCAGCAGCGGCAGACGAAACCGCCAGCGACAGGGCCAGAGCAACGGTACACCGGCAGGGGTGAGCATATCGGCGACAATATGGCTCAGGTATCCCACCACCATGCCTTGCAGAGCATCAGCGGGGATAATCCAGCTTGCCGGGACTTTTAAATAGAACAGCGTGAGCGCCAGAAACACCGCCATCAGGCTATGAGTGAACCCGCGATGGCCGAACGCGCGCGCCACGGGTTTTGATATCCACTTGAGGCGTTGCCCGAGAAAGGATTTCGGGTGATCGATATCCGGCAGCAGACAGGTGAGAATGGCGGAAGGCACGATATGCCACCAGTCGCCCTGAGCCAGGACGGGCGTCAATTCTGCATTCTTGGTAAACACCGCGCAGGCAATGGAGAAAAGCAGGTGTCCTTCCGCCGTCATGATCAAACTCGCTAAACTGTCGATGCATACAGTATAGGATGTTTGTACAGTAGGCGGAAGAGGTGACGGTGTAACTCTTTGTCACAATCTTGTCAAATTAACGCGCCAGCCAGCCGCCATCCACCGCAACTGTGTAACCGTTGATATAGTCCGACGCTTTCGAGGCCAGAAAAACGACCGCGCCTTGTAAATCTGCGGGGTCGCCCCAGCGCCCGGCAGGAATGCGATCGAGGATTTCCTGGCTGCGCTCTGCGTCTTCGCGCAATTGCTGGGTGTTGTTGGTTGCCATATAACCCGGCGCAATGGCATTGACGTTAATATTGTGCGCCGCCCATTCATTGGCCAGCAGGCGGGTTAGCCCCATCACGCCGCTTTTTGAGGCGGTGTACGATGGCACACGGATGCCGCCCTGATACGAGAGCATAGAGGCAATATTGATGATTTTGCCGCCGCGGCCCTGCGCGATGAATTGCCTGGCAACGGCCTGCGAGAGAAAGAAGAGAGATTTCAGGTTCAGATCCATCACGTCGTCCCAGTCTTTCTCGCTAAAGTCCAGCGCATCGCAGCGGCGAATGGTGCCTGCGTTGTTAACCAGAATATCGATGTGACCCATCTTTTCGACCGCCTCGCTGACAATATCCGCAAGCCCTTGCTGGTGGCGTAGATCGGCCTGAATGGCGTGAAAGCGGCGACCGAGCGCCTCAACGCGTTGGGCGGTTTCGTGCGGAATTTTACGGTTAACACCGACAATATCGCAGCCTGCTTCCGCCAGCCCTATCGTCATTCCCTGGCCGAGGCCGGTATCGCATCCGGTTACTATGGCCACTTTGCCCGTAAGCTTAAAAGCATCCAGTATCATATTTACTCCGGCGTAAT
The nucleotide sequence above comes from Kosakonia sp. H02. Encoded proteins:
- the nadE gene encoding ammonia-dependent NAD(+) synthetase, whose amino-acid sequence is MALQQEIIQALGVKPAINAEEEVRRSVDFLKTYLKTYPFIKSLILGISGGQDSTLAGKISQLAINELREETGDSAYQFIAVRLPYGAQADEQDCQDAINFIKPDRVLTVNIKASVLASEQALREAGIELSDFVRGNEKARERMKAQYSIAGMSKGVVVGTDHAAEAVTGFFTKYGDGGTDINPLFRLNKRQGKQLLEYLGCPEHLYKKAPTADLEDDRPSLPDEAALGVTYENIDDYLEGKTLDAATAHIIEGWYLKTEHKRRPPITVFDDFWKQQ
- the osmE gene encoding osmotically-inducible lipoprotein OsmE, which produces MNKNIAGILGAAAVMTMLAGCTAYDRAKDQVSQPVVKDVKKGMSREQVTQIAGRPSSEVTMIHARGTCQTYILGQRNGKTETYFVALDETGHVMNSGYQTCAEYDTDPQAKQ
- the katE gene encoding catalase HPII encodes the protein MSHNEKDTHNPRSPVHDASESRPGLDSLAPEDNSHRPSPEPTAPGEQPTAPGSLKAPDTANEKLNALDTFRKGSENFPLTTNQGVRISDDQNSLRAGTRGPTLLEDFILREKITHFDHERIPERIVHARGSAAHGYFQPYRSLKEITKADFLSDPDKITPVFVRFSTVQGGAGSADTVRDIRGFATKFYTEEGIFDLVGNNTPVFFIQDAHKFPDFVHAVKPEPHWAIPQGQSAHDTFWDYVSLQPETLHNVTWAMSDRGIPRSYRTMEGFGIHTFRLINAEGKATFVRFHWKPLAGKASLVWDESQKLTGRDPDFHRRDLWEAIEAGDYPEYELGLQLIPEEDEFKFDFDLLDPTKLIPEALVPVQRVGKMVLNRNPDNFFAENEQAAFHPGHIVPGLDFTNDPLLQGRLFSYTDTQISRLGGPNFHEIPINRPTCPYHNFQRDGMHRMDIDTNPANYEPNSINDNWPRETPPGPKRGGFETYQERVEGHKVRERSPSFGEYYAHPRLFWLSQTPFEQRHIIDAFSFELSKVARPYIRERVVDQLAHIDVNLAQAVADNLGITLSEDQLNITPPANVNGVEKDPSLSLYAIPDGEVKGRVVAVLLHDNVRAQDVLTLLQGLKAKGVHAKLLYSRMGEVIADDGSRLPVAATFAGSPSLTVDGVFVPGGDVSTLLQNGDAKYYLLEAYKHLKTIALAGDARQFKNVLHVDAQGEEGIIEGDTASSALVDNFIDQLAAHRVWSRISKIDNVPA
- the cedA gene encoding cell division activator CedA; amino-acid sequence: MIGLSCFWNLPLVNASLMKPLRQQNRVVVSYVPRVEPAPPDHAAKVDGFRDVWLLRGKYVAFVLMGEHFRRSPAFGVPEAAQRWATQIRQEGEIDEE
- a CDS encoding L-cystine transporter gives rise to the protein MNFPLIANVVVFVALLFLLAQARHKQWSLAKKVLVGLGLGVVFGLALQAIYGADNPVLKESIQWFNVVGNGYVQLLQMIVMPLVFASILSAVARLHNASQLGKISFLTIGTLLFTTLIAALVGVLVTNLFGLSAEGLVQGTAETARLNAIQSNYVGKVAGLTVPQLLLSFVPKNPFADLTGANPTSIISIVIFAAFLGVAALKLLKDDAAKGQRVLTAIDTLQSWVMKLVRLVMQLTPYGVLALMTKVVAGSNIQDIIKLGSFVIASYLGLGIMFVVHGLLLGVNGVSPLKFFRKVWPVLTFAFTSRSSAASIPLNVEAQTRRLGVPESIASFSASFGATIGQNGCAGLYPAMLAVMVAPTVGINPLDPMWIATLVGIVTVSSAGVAGVGGGATFAALIVLPALGLPVTLVALLISVEPLIDMGRTALNVSGSMTAGTLTSQWLKQTDKAVMDSEENAELAHR
- a CDS encoding metal-dependent hydrolase, which encodes MTAEGHLLFSIACAVFTKNAELTPVLAQGDWWHIVPSAILTCLLPDIDHPKSFLGQRLKWISKPVARAFGHRGFTHSLMAVFLALTLFYLKVPASWIIPADALQGMVVGYLSHIVADMLTPAGVPLLWPCRWRFRLPLLVPQKGNQLERVLCMALFTYAVWMPQTLPENGAVRWSSEMINTLQNQFDRFIHHQSER
- the kduD gene encoding 2-dehydro-3-deoxy-D-gluconate 5-dehydrogenase KduD, which translates into the protein MILDAFKLTGKVAIVTGCDTGLGQGMTIGLAEAGCDIVGVNRKIPHETAQRVEALGRRFHAIQADLRHQQGLADIVSEAVEKMGHIDILVNNAGTIRRCDALDFSEKDWDDVMDLNLKSLFFLSQAVARQFIAQGRGGKIINIASMLSYQGGIRVPSYTASKSGVMGLTRLLANEWAAHNINVNAIAPGYMATNNTQQLREDAERSQEILDRIPAGRWGDPADLQGAVVFLASKASDYINGYTVAVDGGWLAR